A region of Cataglyphis hispanica isolate Lineage 1 chromosome 6, ULB_Chis1_1.0, whole genome shotgun sequence DNA encodes the following proteins:
- the LOC126850354 gene encoding RWD domain-containing protein 1, with protein MDYKDEQRNEIEALESIYCGELEILAIEPFYTFAIPIKTEEYETETDNGLSCRLEFTYTSKYPDEPLLISITEQENFEDGDEKLKAHLVEQMNENLGMVMVFTLVSAAQEWLNVQWDKIKVRREETAAQKQREEEEAERKRFEGTRVTVESFLSWKEKFDEEMGYTKRKELADREGKKLTGRELFMTDKTLDQSDLKFLDDGDAVKVDESLFQNLDDLDLEDDDEDDPDFDPNISDDSA; from the exons atggATTATAAGGATGAGCAACGCAATGAGATCGAAGCCTTGGAGTCAATTTATTGTGGGGAATTGGAAA TTCTAGCGATAGAACCGTTTTATACGTTTGCTATTCCGATAAAAACGGAAGAATACGAGACAGAAACTGATAATGGTCTCAGTTGTCGGTTagaatttacatatacatcaaAGTATCCAGATGAACCGCTGCTTATATCAATTACGGAGCAGGAAAATTTTGAGGATGGTGATGAGAAATTAAAGGCACATCTGGTGGAACAAATGAATGAAAATCTTGGTATGGTAATGGTGTTTACATTAGTTAGCGCAGCTCAAGAATGGCTTAATGTACAATGGGACAAAATAAAAGTGAGGAGAGAAGAGACTGCTGCACAAAaacagagagaggaagaggaagcaGAAAgg AAACGATTTGAGGGAACTCGTGTAACTGTGGAATCTTTCCTAAGCTGGAAGGAAAAATTTGATGAGGAAATGGGTTATACAAAACGAAAAGAATTAGCAGAtcgtgaaggaaaaaaattaacaggGAGAGAGTTGTTCATGACTGATAAAACATTGGATCAATCAGATCTTAAATTCTTAGATGacg gTGATGCCGTAAAAGTAGATGAGAGTTTGTTCCAAAATCTAGATGATTTAGATTTAGAAGATGATGATGAAGATGATCCAGACTTTGATCCAAATATCTCGGATGATAGTGCCTAA
- the LOC126850264 gene encoding NADP-dependent malic enzyme-like isoform X2, with the protein MFVLQRSILSASGRNCGGSWTRVLAPIAVRDGVQQRDIHEVSGDVVPINMVKGIGHLRDPRLNKGLAFTLKERLALGIHGLQPPRFKTQEEQLALCKASVMKYTEDLNRYLYLVELQERNERLFFRLLSENIEQMMPIVYTPTVGLACQKFGVIYRRPRGLFITIYDKGHIYEILNNWPEQAVRAICVTDGERILGLGDLGACGMGIPVGKLALYTALAGIKPHQCLPITIDVGTNNEQLRNDPHYIGLNKPRSQGAEYDELIDEFMAACVQKYGQNVLIQFEDFGNHNAFRFLDKYRNKYCTFNDDIQGTAAVAVAGILASKRITKKRMSDNKFVFLGAGEAAIGIADLCVKAMEADGCTQQQARDNIWMMDIDGLLVKNRPEGNLEGHKIWYAKDYKVMKTLLEVVKAIKPTVLIGASAAAGAFTPEVLREMAKNNERPLIFALSNPTSKAECTAQQAYDYTDGRCIFSSGSPFGEVTYKGKTFKPGQGNNAYIFPGVALGVIGTGVHHITEDLFLISAQVVADHVKDEDLERGSLYPPLNTIRDCSIDIAVKIADYAYAKGGLASEYPEPKDKRRFIMNKMYDANYDSPLPNLYEWPGDYAKPRMLPEKL; encoded by the exons ATCGGCCAGTGGCAGAAATTGCGGTGGATCATGGACGCGAGTCCTCGCGCCTATCGCCGTAAGGGACGGTGTTCAACAAAGGGACATCCACGAGGTCTCGGGAGATGTGGTACCGATAAATATGGTAAAGGGAATTGGACATCTCAGAGATCCCCGACTTAACAAG GGCCTGGCATTCACTTTGAAAGAAAGGCTAGCTCTGGGGATACACGGACTGCAACCTCCCAGATTTAAGACGCAGGAGGAACAGCTGGCGTTGTGTAAAGCTTCGGTGATGAAGTACACGGAGGATTTGAATCGATATTTGTATCTCGTGGAGCTTCAA GAGAGGAACGAGAGATTATTTTTCCGTCTGTTGAGTGAAAACATTGAACAGATGATGCCAATTGTCTATACGCCCACCGTTGGTCTGGCCTGCCAAAAATTTGGCGTGATCTATCGCAGGCCTCGCGGCCtctttattactatatatgaTAAGGGTCATATCTACGAGATCTTAAATAACTG GCCGGAGCAAGCGGTGCGAGCCATCTGCGTGACAGACGGCGAGCGGATTTTGGGTCTCGGCGACCTCGGGGCATGCGGCATGGGTATCCCCGTCGGAAAATTAGCACTTTATACAGCTCTGGCTGGCATTAAACCACACCAATGCCTACCGATTACTATTGATGTGGGCACTAATAATGAACAGCTAAGGAACGATCCTCATTACATCGGTCTGAACAAGCCTAGGAGCCAAGGTGCTGAGTATGACGAATTGATCGATGAATTTATGGCTGCCTGTGTACAAAAGTATGGACAAAACGTTCTTATTCAA TTCGAAGACTTCGGCAACCACAATGCTTTCCGTTTTTTAGACaaatacagaaataaataCTGTACGTTCAATGATGATATACAAGGTACGGCTGCGGTTGCGGTAGCTGGAATCTTGGCATCAAAGAGAATAACTAAGAAGAGGATgtcagataataaatttgtcttCCTAGGCGCCGGAGAG GCGGCTATCGGAATAGCTGATCTCTGCGTGAAAGCAATGGAGGCTGACGGTTGCACACAACAGCAAGCGCGTGATAATATCTGGATGATGGACATCGATGGATTGCTCGTAAAGAATCGGCCCGAGGGTAATCTAGAAGGCCACAAGATCTGGTACGCGAAGGATTACAAAGTGATGAAAACGTTGCTCGAAGTCGTGAAGGCTATCAAGCCTACCGTTTTGATAG GCGCTTCGGCAGCAGCAGGGGCTTTCACTCCCGAGGTTCTCAGAGAGATGGCGAAGAATAACGAGAGACCGTTGATCTTTGCTCTGAGTAATCCAACCAGTAAAGCTGAATGTACGGCGCAGCAAGCGTATGATTATACCGAT GGTAGATGCATATTCTCCTCTGGCTCGCCATTTGGTGAAGTGACATACAAAGGAAAGACATTCAAGCCTGGACAAGGCAATAACGCATACATCTTTCCCGGTGTCGCTTTGGGCGTTATCGGCACCGGAGTGCATCACATCACCGAAGATCTTTTCTTAATCTCGGCACAGGTTGTTGCTGATCATGTGAAAGACGAGGATCTCGAAAGGGGTAGTTTGTATCCACCGTTGAATACCATTCGAGACTGCTCTATCGACATCGCGGTTAAGATAGCCGATTACGCTTACGCCAAAG GTGGTTTGGCGAGCGAATATCCGGAACCGAAAGACAAGCGACGATTTATCATGAATAAGATGTACGATGCCAACTATGACAGTCCACTGCCAAATTTATACGAGTGGCCGGGTGATTATGCCAAGCCTCGTATGTTACCGGAAAA ATTATAA
- the LOC126850264 gene encoding NADP-dependent malic enzyme-like isoform X3: MVKGIGHLRDPRLNKGLAFTLKERLALGIHGLQPPRFKTQEEQLALCKASVMKYTEDLNRYLYLVELQERNERLFFRLLSENIEQMMPIVYTPTVGLACQKFGVIYRRPRGLFITIYDKGHIYEILNNWPEQAVRAICVTDGERILGLGDLGACGMGIPVGKLALYTALAGIKPHQCLPITIDVGTNNEQLRNDPHYIGLNKPRSQGAEYDELIDEFMAACVQKYGQNVLIQFEDFGNHNAFRFLDKYRNKYCTFNDDIQGTAAVAVAGILASKRITKKRMSDNKFVFLGAGEAAIGIADLCVKAMEADGCTQQQARDNIWMMDIDGLLVKNRPEGNLEGHKIWYAKDYKVMKTLLEVVKAIKPTVLIGASAAAGAFTPEVLREMAKNNERPLIFALSNPTSKAECTAQQAYDYTDGRCIFSSGSPFGEVTYKGKTFKPGQGNNAYIFPGVALGVIGTGVHHITEDLFLISAQVVADHVKDEDLERGSLYPPLNTIRDCSIDIAVKIADYAYAKGGLASEYPEPKDKRRFIMNKMYDANYDSPLPNLYEWPGDYAKPRMLPEKDTIEIRHDLKQL, translated from the exons ATGGTAAAGGGAATTGGACATCTCAGAGATCCCCGACTTAACAAG GGCCTGGCATTCACTTTGAAAGAAAGGCTAGCTCTGGGGATACACGGACTGCAACCTCCCAGATTTAAGACGCAGGAGGAACAGCTGGCGTTGTGTAAAGCTTCGGTGATGAAGTACACGGAGGATTTGAATCGATATTTGTATCTCGTGGAGCTTCAA GAGAGGAACGAGAGATTATTTTTCCGTCTGTTGAGTGAAAACATTGAACAGATGATGCCAATTGTCTATACGCCCACCGTTGGTCTGGCCTGCCAAAAATTTGGCGTGATCTATCGCAGGCCTCGCGGCCtctttattactatatatgaTAAGGGTCATATCTACGAGATCTTAAATAACTG GCCGGAGCAAGCGGTGCGAGCCATCTGCGTGACAGACGGCGAGCGGATTTTGGGTCTCGGCGACCTCGGGGCATGCGGCATGGGTATCCCCGTCGGAAAATTAGCACTTTATACAGCTCTGGCTGGCATTAAACCACACCAATGCCTACCGATTACTATTGATGTGGGCACTAATAATGAACAGCTAAGGAACGATCCTCATTACATCGGTCTGAACAAGCCTAGGAGCCAAGGTGCTGAGTATGACGAATTGATCGATGAATTTATGGCTGCCTGTGTACAAAAGTATGGACAAAACGTTCTTATTCAA TTCGAAGACTTCGGCAACCACAATGCTTTCCGTTTTTTAGACaaatacagaaataaataCTGTACGTTCAATGATGATATACAAGGTACGGCTGCGGTTGCGGTAGCTGGAATCTTGGCATCAAAGAGAATAACTAAGAAGAGGATgtcagataataaatttgtcttCCTAGGCGCCGGAGAG GCGGCTATCGGAATAGCTGATCTCTGCGTGAAAGCAATGGAGGCTGACGGTTGCACACAACAGCAAGCGCGTGATAATATCTGGATGATGGACATCGATGGATTGCTCGTAAAGAATCGGCCCGAGGGTAATCTAGAAGGCCACAAGATCTGGTACGCGAAGGATTACAAAGTGATGAAAACGTTGCTCGAAGTCGTGAAGGCTATCAAGCCTACCGTTTTGATAG GCGCTTCGGCAGCAGCAGGGGCTTTCACTCCCGAGGTTCTCAGAGAGATGGCGAAGAATAACGAGAGACCGTTGATCTTTGCTCTGAGTAATCCAACCAGTAAAGCTGAATGTACGGCGCAGCAAGCGTATGATTATACCGAT GGTAGATGCATATTCTCCTCTGGCTCGCCATTTGGTGAAGTGACATACAAAGGAAAGACATTCAAGCCTGGACAAGGCAATAACGCATACATCTTTCCCGGTGTCGCTTTGGGCGTTATCGGCACCGGAGTGCATCACATCACCGAAGATCTTTTCTTAATCTCGGCACAGGTTGTTGCTGATCATGTGAAAGACGAGGATCTCGAAAGGGGTAGTTTGTATCCACCGTTGAATACCATTCGAGACTGCTCTATCGACATCGCGGTTAAGATAGCCGATTACGCTTACGCCAAAG GTGGTTTGGCGAGCGAATATCCGGAACCGAAAGACAAGCGACGATTTATCATGAATAAGATGTACGATGCCAACTATGACAGTCCACTGCCAAATTTATACGAGTGGCCGGGTGATTATGCCAAGCCTCGTATGTTACCGGAAAA AGACACAATAGAAATCCGCCATGATTTAAAACAGCTGTAA
- the LOC126850264 gene encoding NADP-dependent malic enzyme-like isoform X1, protein MFVLQRSILSASGRNCGGSWTRVLAPIAVRDGVQQRDIHEVSGDVVPINMVKGIGHLRDPRLNKGLAFTLKERLALGIHGLQPPRFKTQEEQLALCKASVMKYTEDLNRYLYLVELQERNERLFFRLLSENIEQMMPIVYTPTVGLACQKFGVIYRRPRGLFITIYDKGHIYEILNNWPEQAVRAICVTDGERILGLGDLGACGMGIPVGKLALYTALAGIKPHQCLPITIDVGTNNEQLRNDPHYIGLNKPRSQGAEYDELIDEFMAACVQKYGQNVLIQFEDFGNHNAFRFLDKYRNKYCTFNDDIQGTAAVAVAGILASKRITKKRMSDNKFVFLGAGEAAIGIADLCVKAMEADGCTQQQARDNIWMMDIDGLLVKNRPEGNLEGHKIWYAKDYKVMKTLLEVVKAIKPTVLIGASAAAGAFTPEVLREMAKNNERPLIFALSNPTSKAECTAQQAYDYTDGRCIFSSGSPFGEVTYKGKTFKPGQGNNAYIFPGVALGVIGTGVHHITEDLFLISAQVVADHVKDEDLERGSLYPPLNTIRDCSIDIAVKIADYAYAKGGLASEYPEPKDKRRFIMNKMYDANYDSPLPNLYEWPGDYAKPRMLPEKDTIEIRHDLKQL, encoded by the exons ATCGGCCAGTGGCAGAAATTGCGGTGGATCATGGACGCGAGTCCTCGCGCCTATCGCCGTAAGGGACGGTGTTCAACAAAGGGACATCCACGAGGTCTCGGGAGATGTGGTACCGATAAATATGGTAAAGGGAATTGGACATCTCAGAGATCCCCGACTTAACAAG GGCCTGGCATTCACTTTGAAAGAAAGGCTAGCTCTGGGGATACACGGACTGCAACCTCCCAGATTTAAGACGCAGGAGGAACAGCTGGCGTTGTGTAAAGCTTCGGTGATGAAGTACACGGAGGATTTGAATCGATATTTGTATCTCGTGGAGCTTCAA GAGAGGAACGAGAGATTATTTTTCCGTCTGTTGAGTGAAAACATTGAACAGATGATGCCAATTGTCTATACGCCCACCGTTGGTCTGGCCTGCCAAAAATTTGGCGTGATCTATCGCAGGCCTCGCGGCCtctttattactatatatgaTAAGGGTCATATCTACGAGATCTTAAATAACTG GCCGGAGCAAGCGGTGCGAGCCATCTGCGTGACAGACGGCGAGCGGATTTTGGGTCTCGGCGACCTCGGGGCATGCGGCATGGGTATCCCCGTCGGAAAATTAGCACTTTATACAGCTCTGGCTGGCATTAAACCACACCAATGCCTACCGATTACTATTGATGTGGGCACTAATAATGAACAGCTAAGGAACGATCCTCATTACATCGGTCTGAACAAGCCTAGGAGCCAAGGTGCTGAGTATGACGAATTGATCGATGAATTTATGGCTGCCTGTGTACAAAAGTATGGACAAAACGTTCTTATTCAA TTCGAAGACTTCGGCAACCACAATGCTTTCCGTTTTTTAGACaaatacagaaataaataCTGTACGTTCAATGATGATATACAAGGTACGGCTGCGGTTGCGGTAGCTGGAATCTTGGCATCAAAGAGAATAACTAAGAAGAGGATgtcagataataaatttgtcttCCTAGGCGCCGGAGAG GCGGCTATCGGAATAGCTGATCTCTGCGTGAAAGCAATGGAGGCTGACGGTTGCACACAACAGCAAGCGCGTGATAATATCTGGATGATGGACATCGATGGATTGCTCGTAAAGAATCGGCCCGAGGGTAATCTAGAAGGCCACAAGATCTGGTACGCGAAGGATTACAAAGTGATGAAAACGTTGCTCGAAGTCGTGAAGGCTATCAAGCCTACCGTTTTGATAG GCGCTTCGGCAGCAGCAGGGGCTTTCACTCCCGAGGTTCTCAGAGAGATGGCGAAGAATAACGAGAGACCGTTGATCTTTGCTCTGAGTAATCCAACCAGTAAAGCTGAATGTACGGCGCAGCAAGCGTATGATTATACCGAT GGTAGATGCATATTCTCCTCTGGCTCGCCATTTGGTGAAGTGACATACAAAGGAAAGACATTCAAGCCTGGACAAGGCAATAACGCATACATCTTTCCCGGTGTCGCTTTGGGCGTTATCGGCACCGGAGTGCATCACATCACCGAAGATCTTTTCTTAATCTCGGCACAGGTTGTTGCTGATCATGTGAAAGACGAGGATCTCGAAAGGGGTAGTTTGTATCCACCGTTGAATACCATTCGAGACTGCTCTATCGACATCGCGGTTAAGATAGCCGATTACGCTTACGCCAAAG GTGGTTTGGCGAGCGAATATCCGGAACCGAAAGACAAGCGACGATTTATCATGAATAAGATGTACGATGCCAACTATGACAGTCCACTGCCAAATTTATACGAGTGGCCGGGTGATTATGCCAAGCCTCGTATGTTACCGGAAAA AGACACAATAGAAATCCGCCATGATTTAAAACAGCTGTAA
- the LOC126850264 gene encoding NADP-dependent malic enzyme-like isoform X4, whose protein sequence is MYLIDYLCKLIEHRFLVIQQFCDLCTYRLVLSASGRNCGGSWTRVLAPIAVRDGVQQRDIHEVSGDVVPINMVKGIGHLRDPRLNKGLAFTLKERLALGIHGLQPPRFKTQEEQLALCKASVMKYTEDLNRYLYLVELQERNERLFFRLLSENIEQMMPIVYTPTVGLACQKFGVIYRRPRGLFITIYDKGHIYEILNNWPEQAVRAICVTDGERILGLGDLGACGMGIPVGKLALYTALAGIKPHQCLPITIDVGTNNEQLRNDPHYIGLNKPRSQGAEYDELIDEFMAACVQKYGQNVLIQFEDFGNHNAFRFLDKYRNKYCTFNDDIQGTAAVAVAGILASKRITKKRMSDNKFVFLGAGEAAIGIADLCVKAMEADGCTQQQARDNIWMMDIDGLLVKNRPEGNLEGHKIWYAKDYKVMKTLLEVVKAIKPTVLIGASAAAGAFTPEVLREMAKNNERPLIFALSNPTSKAECTAQQAYDYTDGRCIFSSGSPFGEVTYKGKTFKPGQGNNAYIFPGVALGVIGTGVHHITEDLFLISAQVVADHVKDEDLERGSLYPPLNTIRDCSIDIAVKIADYAYAKGGLASEYPEPKDKRRFIMNKMYDANYDSPLPNLYEWPGDYAKPRMLPEKDTIEIRHDLKQL, encoded by the exons ATCGGCCAGTGGCAGAAATTGCGGTGGATCATGGACGCGAGTCCTCGCGCCTATCGCCGTAAGGGACGGTGTTCAACAAAGGGACATCCACGAGGTCTCGGGAGATGTGGTACCGATAAATATGGTAAAGGGAATTGGACATCTCAGAGATCCCCGACTTAACAAG GGCCTGGCATTCACTTTGAAAGAAAGGCTAGCTCTGGGGATACACGGACTGCAACCTCCCAGATTTAAGACGCAGGAGGAACAGCTGGCGTTGTGTAAAGCTTCGGTGATGAAGTACACGGAGGATTTGAATCGATATTTGTATCTCGTGGAGCTTCAA GAGAGGAACGAGAGATTATTTTTCCGTCTGTTGAGTGAAAACATTGAACAGATGATGCCAATTGTCTATACGCCCACCGTTGGTCTGGCCTGCCAAAAATTTGGCGTGATCTATCGCAGGCCTCGCGGCCtctttattactatatatgaTAAGGGTCATATCTACGAGATCTTAAATAACTG GCCGGAGCAAGCGGTGCGAGCCATCTGCGTGACAGACGGCGAGCGGATTTTGGGTCTCGGCGACCTCGGGGCATGCGGCATGGGTATCCCCGTCGGAAAATTAGCACTTTATACAGCTCTGGCTGGCATTAAACCACACCAATGCCTACCGATTACTATTGATGTGGGCACTAATAATGAACAGCTAAGGAACGATCCTCATTACATCGGTCTGAACAAGCCTAGGAGCCAAGGTGCTGAGTATGACGAATTGATCGATGAATTTATGGCTGCCTGTGTACAAAAGTATGGACAAAACGTTCTTATTCAA TTCGAAGACTTCGGCAACCACAATGCTTTCCGTTTTTTAGACaaatacagaaataaataCTGTACGTTCAATGATGATATACAAGGTACGGCTGCGGTTGCGGTAGCTGGAATCTTGGCATCAAAGAGAATAACTAAGAAGAGGATgtcagataataaatttgtcttCCTAGGCGCCGGAGAG GCGGCTATCGGAATAGCTGATCTCTGCGTGAAAGCAATGGAGGCTGACGGTTGCACACAACAGCAAGCGCGTGATAATATCTGGATGATGGACATCGATGGATTGCTCGTAAAGAATCGGCCCGAGGGTAATCTAGAAGGCCACAAGATCTGGTACGCGAAGGATTACAAAGTGATGAAAACGTTGCTCGAAGTCGTGAAGGCTATCAAGCCTACCGTTTTGATAG GCGCTTCGGCAGCAGCAGGGGCTTTCACTCCCGAGGTTCTCAGAGAGATGGCGAAGAATAACGAGAGACCGTTGATCTTTGCTCTGAGTAATCCAACCAGTAAAGCTGAATGTACGGCGCAGCAAGCGTATGATTATACCGAT GGTAGATGCATATTCTCCTCTGGCTCGCCATTTGGTGAAGTGACATACAAAGGAAAGACATTCAAGCCTGGACAAGGCAATAACGCATACATCTTTCCCGGTGTCGCTTTGGGCGTTATCGGCACCGGAGTGCATCACATCACCGAAGATCTTTTCTTAATCTCGGCACAGGTTGTTGCTGATCATGTGAAAGACGAGGATCTCGAAAGGGGTAGTTTGTATCCACCGTTGAATACCATTCGAGACTGCTCTATCGACATCGCGGTTAAGATAGCCGATTACGCTTACGCCAAAG GTGGTTTGGCGAGCGAATATCCGGAACCGAAAGACAAGCGACGATTTATCATGAATAAGATGTACGATGCCAACTATGACAGTCCACTGCCAAATTTATACGAGTGGCCGGGTGATTATGCCAAGCCTCGTATGTTACCGGAAAA AGACACAATAGAAATCCGCCATGATTTAAAACAGCTGTAA